AACCGGATGATGTGGCGCGGCGTGCGGAACTGGCCGTTTTGCCCGGCGGCTGCAATCTTGGCCAGCATGTACTCGTAGACATCGCCTTTCGTGTCGCGCGCCTCCATCGGCACATGGTCGAGCAGGTCCACCACCTTCGCCAGCAGCGCGGGCGTGGGAATGGTGAAGCGCGCGTCTTTCATATGCTGCGCGTAGGTGGAGTCGTCGTTGCCGAGCTGCCGCACGAGATCGGTGCGCAGGTAGGGAAAGAGGTGCTCGCCGACCAGGACATACATATCGGCAGGAGCAACATGCTTGAAGCGCGACCAGCGGTAGTCTTCGTAGGAACGGCCCTTCGCATCCTCCCCTTCAGGAAAGACTCGTCGCGCCATGGGTTGCTTCAACCGGTTGGCTTTGTTCTCTTCCAGCGTATGCAGATCGTCGAGGCGGCGAATGAACATGAGGTAGGTGATTTGTTCGATCACCTCCAGCGGATTCGCAATACCACCGGACCAGAAGGCATCCCAGATGCGGTCGATTTGGCTACGGATTTCGCCGGTCAGCATGCACCATTCCTCTAGGCTGATTGCCGATTCTGCACGTGCCCGGCAGGATACCTGCTTGTCTCAGCGGACACAACGCCCAGATCCGCTTTTGGATTGTCCACATGGAGAGGCGAACGACGCCTGACGGCAACGCCTCACTGAGGCTTGACCCTATCATCCGTCCGTGACATCCGGGGTCACAGGGGAACCACGTCGTCTCACGTCACCCGTGAAGCGTATTTTGTGGGGGAAGAACAGCGGCTTGTCCGGAAGGCCTTGCGCGACTTCTGCCGCTCACGCGCGTTTGACTTCCGCCGGTTGCGGCACACCTGAGCTATCCAGTCGGTAGGCGTAGGCTTCTTTCATCTTCACGTTGCCGCTGTCGGTGTAGACGAACAGACGTTGGCCGTCGGTGCGGGTTTTGACGAGGCCGTAGGCCGTACGGCTGAAGCCGTAGAAGGGGCCGCGCTTTTTGGCCTTCTTCTCGTCCTGCAGGCGGGAGAGCCCTTCCTCTGCAAAGAACGCCACCAACTCGGTGGCGAAGATGAGCGGCTCCGGCACGCGCGACCATTTGCCCAGGGCGCCTATGAGCGTGGCGCGTGGATGGATGTATTCTTTGCGCGCGCTCTCGTCGCCGCTCGACACCACGCTGACGATGGGCGACACGGCCTGCATGAACGCGCCGGAAAAATCGGCCGAGCCGTGATGCGGGACCTTGAAGACTTCCGATCGCAGATTGAGAGTGCCTTTGTTGTGTTCGCGCGCGAGAAAGCGGCTGGCCTCGTCGTTCAGGTCGCCGGAAAAGAGGAAGCTGAAGCCGCCGTAGCTCAGGCGGAGCACGATGGAATGCCCGTTGATGGTGTGGGAAGCGGAACGGCCGGGGAAGCCTTCGTCGCTGTCGTTGAGCGAGTCATGGCCGATGCGCGGTCCCGTGGGTGGTTCACCGAGAAAGCGCAGCGCCGGTGTGCCCCCGAGGTCTGTGGTGATCGGTCCTAATATGTCGATCCGCAGGTCGTCCCGATTGAAGAACTCAAAGGCCTGATTGTCGCCGAGTTGCAGGCGCCGGAAGCTGAGCGGGCTGCGGCTGTTGTAGGTGGCGAGGGTCTGCTTCCACT
This genomic stretch from Fimbriimonadaceae bacterium harbors:
- a CDS encoding MBL fold metallo-hydrolase, producing MPEQAVLNVDLADVWRERGRKRYIRTIAWGDEITVVKQAATYLEVSITVFREKPDGSILPESITGYIEPTKTSRITIADLTRPVAENRVLKVNFVDVQQGDGMVVESPDGKIILIDGGDNQMFARYLAGRFRNTSLEQPKKIDCLVVTHGDADHFSGLNEILKSETNKVKRKRLFMQPQRVYHNGIVKRPSTMNNKAVPDSKLLGPTKSVDGRLYLTGLEENLFDVDDKEMNQPFKKWKQTLATYNSRSPLSFRRLQLGDNQAFEFFNRDDLRIDILGPITTDLGGTPALRFLGEPPTGPRIGHDSLNDSDEGFPGRSASHTINGHSIVLRLSYGGFSFLFSGDLNDEASRFLAREHNKGTLNLRSEVFKVPHHGSADFSGAFMQAVSPIVSVVSSGDESARKEYIHPRATLIGALGKWSRVPEPLIFATELVAFFAEEGLSRLQDEKKAKKRGPFYGFSRTAYGLVKTRTDGQRLFVYTDSGNVKMKEAYAYRLDSSGVPQPAEVKRA